The DNA region GGAACCACCTTTTCGATTTGTGGCGATCGCCTGTTCACCAAAACCTTTGAAGAATTAATGCTAATGCCTATTCATCCCCTATCTCTGCATCTTGGCAAAATGCTGGCAGGGGTAGTGCGAGGGATGCTAACAGCAGGATCGGTGATTCTGGTGGCAGTCCTGTTTACCGGAAAAATCTGGAGTTTTCTCAACCCCCTATTTTTGCTAGTGTTACTGCTCAACTGTGCCGTCTTTGCTGGATTAGGGGTGATTGTGGGATTAAATGTCAAATCCTTAGAAAGTGTAGGAATTTACAATAACTTTGTCATTGTACCCATGTCATTTCTGGGGGCAACGTTCTTTGAGCCAGCAACACTACCTGCAATTCTCAAGGTAATTGTTTATCTGTTACCTTTGACTTACGCCAGCATTGCATTGAGAGCCGCTGCCTATCTACCACTCTCCCAATTTCCCTGGTATTCAATTCCGATTCTGCTAGTAATTGCGATCGCCCTATCCTGGGTGGGTGCCTACCAGTTCTCCCACCAGCAAGATTAGATCCTAAATGTCTGCCTGACTGATGGGTGCCAAGCGGAAAAAATGGGTAGGTTAGGCCACCGCTAAGTCACTCGCATTGGGCTCGACAATTTCTAGCCGCTTGGCATCGAGTTTGGCAGTCAAAATTTCAGCACAGAAGGTGTCCCATCGTCCTGCCGCCCAATAACAGCGACCTTGAAGCAGAA from Leptodesmis sichuanensis A121 includes:
- a CDS encoding ABC transporter permease; translation: MTNGVDVGAQASIASDKKVSDSPLKTLWNDTLTIFWGDWLDLRVRLVQVAASGLISPLIYIVGFGLGLGSALDATMKPAAGDNYLQFILPGMVALSSMVISFGGTTFSICGDRLFTKTFEELMLMPIHPLSLHLGKMLAGVVRGMLTAGSVILVAVLFTGKIWSFLNPLFLLVLLLNCAVFAGLGVIVGLNVKSLESVGIYNNFVIVPMSFLGATFFEPATLPAILKVIVYLLPLTYASIALRAAAYLPLSQFPWYSIPILLVIAIALSWVGAYQFSHQQD